The Planctellipticum variicoloris DNA window ACGCTCGAGAAGGCGAAGGAGCTTCGCCCCGTCATCGAGAAGCTGATCACGCTCGCAAAAAGGGCCCAGCCTCATCTGGAAGCTGCGGAGCAGTTTGCAACGGCCGCTCAGCGGAACACGGAGGCGTGGAAAGAGTGGCGCAAGAGCGAGCGGTATCAGCAGTGGAATAAGGCAATTGCCCCTGCGGTTTGGCTGCGTCGCCGGGCGTTCTCCGATCTTCGCGATAAGGAGGCGCTGAATCTGCTGTTCAACGTCGTCGCTCCGAAGATGCGGGACCGCAATGGCGGTTACGTGCGGATCGTTCGCCTTTCCACCGTCCGGCTGGGCGACGCCGGTCAGCAGGCGCTGATCGAGTTCGTGGGGGAGAACGATCGCGTGAAGACGCGCCGTCGGGCCGCCCCGGTCGTCAAGGAAGAGGCCGTGGCTGCAGAAGCCTCTGCTTGAGGCTCGGTGCGTCAATGAGATTTCCAACAGCCGGAGCGACTGCTCCGGCTGTTGTCGTTTGAAGGGCGGTCGCTTTCCGTCGGAGCGAGTGAGTTTAGCGGTCGAAGCGGCTCGGACGCGCGATCCGCAGAGTCTGCGCGTTGCTTTTTGGCGTTAGGAGATGCAGGCTCTTCGCAGTCGGCCTATACTGTGGGCTCGACGAGCGGGCCGCAGGGGAGAGAGGCCTGAGCCGCGCGGCAGGGACTGCCGCTGTGCCGGCCTTGTCGGAGGAAACGAGCCTCGCGGCAGATCTGGGGGACGAGTCTCCGGTTCGACTGCGCGGCGGATTGGATCCGTCCCTTGTCCGTGTTGAGCCCTTCCACCGCCTTGTTCTCCGCCGCTTCCCGCACGGGTTTGCCGCTGGGGTGGTGGTGCGCGGGAAGCAGTCGCCCCGTCCGTGAAACGGTCGAGGTTCGCCAGTTTCTGGGTAGCGTCCACGAGCCGCTGTATGTCGTCCAGGCGAACGGCGGTCTCTCGGTTGCCCGCAGCGGAGTAGCGACTTTGGGCGATCGCCGTCCCGAGGCCGAATCGATGCCTCTGCTCGGCATTGTGCCTCCGACGTCACCCAGGCAACTTGGCGACGTCAGCTTCTGCCGCGACCATCGACTGCAATGGGCCTACATGTCGGGAGCCATGGCGGGCGGGATTGCGTCGGAGGCGGTCGTGGAAGCGATGGCCCGCGGCGGCATGCTCGGCATCTTCGGTTCCGCCGGCCTGGGGCTGTCGCGAGTCGATCAGGCCATTCACCGGATCCAGCAGAACGTGGCCGGGGCGGCGTACGGGCTGAATCTGATTCACAGTCCCGGCGAACCCGGACTCGAACGGGCGATCACCGATCTGTATCTGCAGAGGGGCGTTCGGCTGATCGAGGCGTCGGCGTTTCTAGACCTCACTCCCAACGTCGTGCGATTTCGTCTGCACGGAATTCATCGCGGACCCGACGGGCGACTCGTGACGCCGAACCGGGTCATTGCAAAAGTGTCGCGGGTTGAAGTCGCCAGCAAGTTCCTGGCCCCCGCCCCGGCGAAGATCCTGTCGGAGCTGGTGGCGTCGGGCGAACTGACGGCCGAGCAGGCCCAGCTTGCCGAACATGTGCCCGTCGCCCAGGACATCACTGGCGAAGCGGATTCCGGCGGACACACCGACAATCGTCCGCTGGTCGCACTGCTGCCGACGCTGCTGGCGCTGCGGGACCGGATGATGGAGCGCCACCGCTACGCTGAACCATTGCGGGTCGGGGCCGCGGGGGGGATCTCGACCCCGGCGTCCGCCGCCGCCGC harbors:
- the rplQ gene encoding 50S ribosomal protein L17, with the translated sequence MRHRVRGRTLNRNASHRKAMFRNMAVSLLHTLRTEESEGKAKVSGRIVTTLEKAKELRPVIEKLITLAKRAQPHLEAAEQFATAAQRNTEAWKEWRKSERYQQWNKAIAPAVWLRRRAFSDLRDKEALNLLFNVVAPKMRDRNGGYVRIVRLSTVRLGDAGQQALIEFVGENDRVKTRRRAAPVVKEEAVAAEASA
- a CDS encoding PfaD family polyunsaturated fatty acid/polyketide biosynthesis protein gives rise to the protein MLSPSTALFSAASRTGLPLGWWCAGSSRPVRETVEVRQFLGSVHEPLYVVQANGGLSVARSGVATLGDRRPEAESMPLLGIVPPTSPRQLGDVSFCRDHRLQWAYMSGAMAGGIASEAVVEAMARGGMLGIFGSAGLGLSRVDQAIHRIQQNVAGAAYGLNLIHSPGEPGLERAITDLYLQRGVRLIEASAFLDLTPNVVRFRLHGIHRGPDGRLVTPNRVIAKVSRVEVASKFLAPAPAKILSELVASGELTAEQAQLAEHVPVAQDITGEADSGGHTDNRPLVALLPTLLALRDRMMERHRYAEPLRVGAAGGISTPASAAAAFAMGAAYIVTGSVQQACVESGTSDLVRQMLAEAEQADCIMAPAADMFEMGVKLQVLKRGTMFAMRAAKLYELYRQYSGLDALPAADRINLEKTLFRIPLEEVWRQTQEYFTVRDPGQIARAEKDAKHKMALVFRWYLGQSSRWANLGEESRRLDYQIWCGPAMGAFNEWTRGTFLEEPRNRQVLTVGYNLLYGAAVTLRLQSLRCAGFPVTPELERIAPRPLSELSSMLHH